One window from the genome of Lentibacillus daqui encodes:
- a CDS encoding YktB family protein, whose protein sequence is MTFHGFSSADFAVFSNDGLDERMEAIQNRIQPKFQEIGNELVDYLQAILGNEMFLHIAKHARRTVNPPDDTWLAIANNKRGYKKHPHFQVGLWDDRVFVWLAYIYELPNKQEMAEVFLDHQHDLEHMLPADYNISMNHMKKSDDQLRDVELNAILERFKNVKSAELLLGKQFAANDPILADGASFLQEIKSILDVLVPIYQLSLRTKA, encoded by the coding sequence GTGACATTTCATGGCTTTTCATCAGCGGATTTTGCGGTTTTTTCGAATGATGGATTAGACGAACGGATGGAGGCAATACAAAACCGCATCCAGCCAAAATTTCAAGAAATCGGAAATGAACTGGTCGACTATTTGCAAGCAATACTTGGAAACGAAATGTTCTTGCATATTGCCAAACACGCCAGAAGAACCGTTAATCCCCCAGATGATACATGGTTGGCAATTGCCAATAATAAACGCGGCTATAAAAAGCATCCCCATTTTCAGGTAGGTTTATGGGATGATCGTGTTTTCGTCTGGCTTGCCTACATTTATGAATTACCAAATAAACAAGAAATGGCCGAGGTATTTTTAGATCACCAGCATGACTTGGAACACATGCTTCCAGCTGACTACAATATTTCCATGAACCATATGAAAAAGTCAGATGACCAACTAAGGGATGTTGAATTGAATGCGATTTTGGAACGATTTAAAAACGTAAAAAGTGCCGAGCTCCTGCTGGGAAAACAATTTGCCGCAAATGATCCAATTCTGGCAGATGGGGCATCGTTTTTACAGGAAATAAAGTCCATCCTGGATGTATTGGTCCCTATTTATCAGCTTTCTTTGAGAACAAAGGCGTAA
- a CDS encoding UPF0223 family protein has translation MNYHYPIDETWTKEEITDVVNFFTMIEKAYENNVKAADVMLAYHRFKQIVPSKSEEKRLFAEFKKASGYASYQVVKQAKATNGTVTIQKGG, from the coding sequence ATGAATTATCATTATCCAATTGATGAAACATGGACAAAAGAGGAAATCACCGATGTGGTCAATTTCTTTACAATGATTGAAAAGGCATACGAAAATAATGTAAAAGCGGCGGATGTCATGCTTGCCTATCACCGATTCAAACAGATTGTTCCGTCCAAAAGTGAAGAAAAAAGACTTTTTGCGGAATTTAAAAAGGCTTCCGGGTATGCTAGTTACCAGGTTGTAAAACAGGCAAAAGCTACAAATGGTACCGTCACAATACAAAAGGGCGGGTAA
- a CDS encoding NAD(P)H-dependent flavin oxidoreductase, with amino-acid sequence MEWNTKITELLKIKYPIIQGGLAYLAYADLAAAVSNAGGLGQITAMSLADPDELKAEIKRVRTLTDKPFGVNFAIGQHGRTFEHMVQAAIDEQVPVISVTGGNPKGVLDMVNEHPIKKLVLVAARRQAEKAEELGADAVMVVGQEGGGHLGRGDTGTLVLTPQVVDHVSIPVIASGGIGDGRGLMAALALGAEGIEMGTRFIATKECIDAHPDYKQALIDADENATTVIKRTLGTPARALKNEWTDAILDLEANQSTYDDLKTYISGEANKRYIYDGDATTGFGWAGQIAARIHTIPTVDELVTSLLKEAEDIRNKWR; translated from the coding sequence ATGGAATGGAACACAAAAATAACAGAATTATTAAAGATTAAATATCCAATTATCCAAGGGGGGCTGGCGTATCTTGCCTATGCCGATTTAGCAGCTGCAGTTTCCAACGCCGGGGGCTTGGGTCAGATTACCGCCATGAGTCTAGCGGACCCAGATGAATTAAAAGCAGAAATTAAACGTGTCAGAACACTCACAGATAAGCCATTTGGGGTTAACTTTGCCATTGGTCAGCATGGGCGCACATTTGAACATATGGTCCAGGCTGCAATTGATGAGCAAGTACCGGTTATTTCAGTCACCGGAGGGAATCCTAAAGGCGTGCTGGACATGGTGAATGAACATCCGATTAAAAAGCTGGTACTGGTTGCAGCAAGAAGACAGGCGGAAAAAGCGGAGGAATTAGGTGCTGATGCTGTTATGGTCGTTGGTCAGGAAGGTGGCGGTCATTTGGGACGCGGGGATACCGGTACACTTGTATTAACCCCGCAAGTAGTCGATCATGTGTCGATTCCCGTTATTGCCTCTGGTGGAATTGGTGATGGCCGCGGATTGATGGCAGCCTTGGCACTTGGAGCTGAAGGAATTGAAATGGGTACCAGGTTTATCGCAACGAAAGAATGTATCGATGCCCATCCGGACTATAAACAGGCACTAATCGATGCGGACGAAAATGCAACCACTGTTATCAAACGCACCCTGGGTACACCAGCAAGAGCATTGAAAAATGAATGGACGGATGCGATTCTTGATTTGGAGGCAAACCAGTCTACATATGACGATCTGAAGACATATATTAGTGGAGAAGCAAATAAACGGTATATTTACGATGGTGATGCTACAACCGGTTTTGGCTGGGCAGGACAAATCGCAGCACGCATTCATACCATTCCAACCGTGGATGAATTAGTGACAAGCCTGTTGAAAGAAGCAGAGGATATTCGAAATAAATGGCGGTAA